The genomic DNA GTCAGGTCCGGCCGGTGCTCGGCGGAAAGCTGCCCGGCGGCGACGGCCAGGGCGCGATAGAGCGAATAGGACCCCGCATGGGTGCCGATGGCGTTGCGGCTGCCCTCGCCGGGGGTGGCGATGACCGGGCCGCGCCGCTGCGGATCGGCGGCGCCCCACTGCACCGGGCGCGCCGCCTGGCCGCCGATCCCGGGATGCGAGGTCAAGACGATGGGCCGCGCGGGCCCGGGCAGGTTGCCGCGGAGGGCCGCCTGCGGCGGCGGCACGAGCGGGGAGGGAGCGGCTTCCGGGATCTGGCTCATCCTGCGAGTCCTCCCCGGCGGGCCGGTTCCTTCCAGGTCGGGGCTGGCCGGGACGAGGGGATCTGCACGACGCGCTGGATCATCCGGAAGGGCTCCATGGCGAGGATGGCCGCTCAAGTCAGGGAGGCTATTGTGACCTTGACCGATCGGTCAACTTGCAAGATGGGCACGGATCGGTCGCTCCGCAGGGGATCGGGATGGCGAAGCACGCGGAAATGGCAGGAAGCGATGCGGGCGACGGCAGGCCTGCCTCGCGCGAAGGCAAACGCCAGGCGCTGCGGGCGCAGATCCTGCACGCGGCGGAGCGTGTCTTCGCGGAAGCGGGCTTCGCCGGGGCCAGCATGTCGGGTCTCGCCGAGGCCGCCGGACTGCCGAAGGCCAACCTTCACTACTATTTCGGCACCAAGGAAGGGCTCTACCGGGCGGTGCTGGACGACATCCTGACGCTCTGGCTTTCCGCAACCGACGACATCCGCCCCGACAGCGACCCAGCCACGGCGCTCACCGCCTATATCCGAGCCAAGATGCGGCATTCGCGCCTGCGGCCCCACGCCTCCCGCGTCTTCGCCAACGAGGTGCTGCACGGGGCGCCCCAGCTACACGGCTTCTTCGCGACGGAGCTGCGGGAGCTCGTGGAGCGGAAGGCGAGGGTGATGGAGGGATGGATCGCCGCCGGGCTGATGCGCCCGGTCGATCCGAGGCATCTGTTCTTCTCCCTCTGGGCCATGACCCAGACCTATGCGGATTTCGCGGCGCAGATCGCGCCGGTGCTGGGCATCCCCGAAATGGATGACGAGGCCTGCGCGGAAGGGGAGGAGACGGTCCTGCGCCTCATCCTCGGCGCCTGCCTGCCACGGGCCAAGTCATCACTCTAAGGCGAAAAAGCCACAGGGATCACTAAAGATTCCCGAGGGGAACAAATGGTTAATACAACCTTTGCGATGCAACGAGGCCAATGATACACCCGTAATGTGACGAAGATCCTTGGGAGCCCCCTTGGCGAGCAAGATTACGCGAAGGAAAGCCATCTGGGCGATAGGTTCTTTCGGCGTCTCGCGTGAGGCGAGGGCGGCTTCTCCGCGTCGCCCCGCATCCGACGATTTCGCGGCGGGCTGGAACGCCTTCGCACGCCATTTCCTATCGTCCGAGGGCCGGGTGGTCGATACGGCCAATGGCGGGATCACCCACTCCGAGGGTCAGGGATGGGCGATGCTCTTCGCCTTCCGGGCTGGCGACCGACCGCGCTTCGGTCGGATCGCCGACTGGACGCGCGAGAATCTCCGCCACGCTTCGCACGGCCTGCACGCCTGGCGCGGCACGGGCAGCGACGGCAGCGAGGACCCCAACAACGCCACGGATGGCGACCTGTTCATCGCCACGGCGCTGATCCTGGCCGGCGAGCAATGGGGGCGGCCGGACTGGCGCGCGAGCGGTCTCGCCACCGCGCAGGACATCCTCCGGATGCTGCCGCGACGGGTCGGCGGGCGGCTCGTCCTGCTGCCGGGGCTGCAGGGCTTCGAGCGAGGCGGGGAGGTCATCGTGAATCCCTCCTACTACGCCTTCCCGATGCTGCGCGTCCTCGCGCGGGCGCTGCCCGATCCGCTCTGGCTCGACCTCGCCACGGATGGGCTGGCCCTGCTGCGGGATTCCTGCTTCGGCGTCCATGGCCTCCCCGCGGACTGGGTGGCGGTGTCGCAGGCGGATGGCCGCGTGACCCCGGCGGAAGGCTGGCCGGCGCGCTTTTCCTACGACGCCGTGCGGGTGCCGCTCTGGCTCGGCTGGGCCGGGCTGGTGGACGAGCCGGGGCTGCGCGGCCCGGCGGCCTACTGGGCCGAGGCGCCCCACCCGCCGCCCGCCTGGGTGGACCTGCGCAGCGCGGAAGCCGCACCGATCCCGGCGCTGCCCGGCATGGCGGCCGTGGCCGATCTGGCGATGCGCCGTGCCGGCCTGGCCATGGCGGCCAGCCAACCGGACGGCGCTTCCCGCGCCTCCCGGCGGGACAGCAATCCTCCCGCGTCCCTGCGGGACGACAACTACTACTCGGCGGCGCTGAGCCTGCTCGCCGCCCTGGCGGATCGCCCGGCATGAGCACGCCGGCCGGCCCCTTCGCCCTTTGTACTGCACGTGGCCCAAGCCGGTCGGGAGGCGCCTCGCATGGATGGCAAGTCTGATGTGTTGCGCGTGGCGGAAGCCCTGGGCGCGACGAGCCTGAGATACCGGAACTTCAGCAACGAGGCCGTGCGGCGCGATCCGCCGCCCAGGACGGTGCCGGAGGAGGCGCCCCCGCCGCCCGAGGCCGCGCCGGCTGCCGCTCCGCTTCCGCCGGCCGCAGCACCCCCTCCGGCGGCGCCCGCCCCGGCGATGGTCGCCCCGGCGATGGCCCCCTCGGCGGTGCATGCGGCGCCGATGTCCGCGCCGCCGGAACAGGCCGCGTCGATGCAGGCCCCTGTCCAGCCGCCCCCCAATCCGGCTCCGCCGCCGTATCCCGCGCAGGCCCCTGCGCCGTGGCAGGGCCCCGGCCAGGACCAGCCCCGCATGGCCGTCCCGCCCCCGTTCCCGGCCTCGTCGCCGGAATACACGCCGCCCACGCCGGCATCCTGGCCGTCCGCGATGCCCTGGAACGGCGTTCCGGACGGCTTCCAGGGGCGTCCACCGGCCTGGCCCGCCGCCGCGCCACCGCCGGTACCGCAGCCGCCACGGACGGAACACCCCATGCCCTATCCGCCGGCCCCGGCCCCAACCCCGGCGCTGGCGCCGCAGTGGCCGCCCGTCGCTCCGGCCTACCCGCCGCCGTTCCAGGGCAGCGGCCCCGCTCCCGGCTTTCCTTTCCCGGCGGCGACTGGCTATCCGCCGCTGCCCGTTCCAGTCCCGCCCGCCTCCTGGCCGCCGGGGGGCGAGGCGGGCTTCGCCGCGGCGTCCCCGCCATCCCCGGTCGCGCCGGGTTGGCCGGAGCCACCGCGCGACGCCCCGGCCGTATCCTGGCCGCCGCCACCTTCCGCCACGCCACAGGGCCCTGTGCCCATGGCCGCAGGCCATCCCCGGCCCGCACAACCGCCGCCGCAGGCCGCCGAGGCGGATTTCGCGCTCTTCACCGCCGTAGACCGCGCCATGGCGGACCTGCGTGCCTCGGTGAACGCCTCGCAGCCGGCCGCCGGCAGCCTTTCGGAGCTGCTGCGCGGCATCGCCAACGCGACGGCGCCCCATCCCTTCTCTCCGGACCAAAGGTAGGCCGAGCGTGCCGCTGATCTGCATGGCATCGCCGAAGGGCGGGGTGGGCAAGACCACCCTGGCGGCGAACATCGCCCACAGCCTTTCCCGGGCCGGGCGCCGCGTCCTGGTCATGGATTTCGACCCGCAGAACGCGCTGCGGCTGCATTTCGGCATGCCCCTCGGCGACCAGCTCGGCTGGGCCTCGGGCATGCCCGACCGGTCCGACTGGCACAGGGCGCTGCGGCAGACGGCCTCGGGGGTGGCGCTCCTGCCCTTCGGCATGATCGACTTGGCGCGGGCGCTGGCGCTGGACGGGCTGCTCGGCCGCCAGCCGGAGCTGCTTCTCGGCCCCATGCGGGCGATGCTGGCCGACGAGACCCTGCTCATCATCGCGGACCTGCCGCCCGGCCCCTCCCGCAGCCTGGCGCTGCTGGCGCCACTGGCGAACCTCGTGGTCTGCGTCCTGAAGGCGGAGGCGATGAGCGCCGCCCTGATGCCGGAGGTCGAGAGCGGCCGCTTCTCCGGCATCGGCATGGGCACCGTCGATACGCACCGGCTGCGGGTGGTGATCAACGAGGTGGACCTGCAGTCGCGCCTGTCCCGGGCGGCCGCGGAAGCGGTGGCGCGGCATGCCGGCTGGCGGCTGCTGGGCGCGGTGAGCCGGGACGAGGCGGTGATG from Roseomonas gilardii includes the following:
- a CDS encoding TetR/AcrR family transcriptional regulator; the encoded protein is MAKHAEMAGSDAGDGRPASREGKRQALRAQILHAAERVFAEAGFAGASMSGLAEAAGLPKANLHYYFGTKEGLYRAVLDDILTLWLSATDDIRPDSDPATALTAYIRAKMRHSRLRPHASRVFANEVLHGAPQLHGFFATELRELVERKARVMEGWIAAGLMRPVDPRHLFFSLWAMTQTYADFAAQIAPVLGIPEMDDEACAEGEETVLRLILGACLPRAKSSL
- a CDS encoding glycosyl hydrolase family 8, which translates into the protein MVDTANGGITHSEGQGWAMLFAFRAGDRPRFGRIADWTRENLRHASHGLHAWRGTGSDGSEDPNNATDGDLFIATALILAGEQWGRPDWRASGLATAQDILRMLPRRVGGRLVLLPGLQGFERGGEVIVNPSYYAFPMLRVLARALPDPLWLDLATDGLALLRDSCFGVHGLPADWVAVSQADGRVTPAEGWPARFSYDAVRVPLWLGWAGLVDEPGLRGPAAYWAEAPHPPPAWVDLRSAEAAPIPALPGMAAVADLAMRRAGLAMAASQPDGASRASRRDSNPPASLRDDNYYSAALSLLAALADRPA
- the bcsQ gene encoding cellulose biosynthesis protein BcsQ, giving the protein MPLICMASPKGGVGKTTLAANIAHSLSRAGRRVLVMDFDPQNALRLHFGMPLGDQLGWASGMPDRSDWHRALRQTASGVALLPFGMIDLARALALDGLLGRQPELLLGPMRAMLADETLLIIADLPPGPSRSLALLAPLANLVVCVLKAEAMSAALMPEVESGRFSGIGMGTVDTHRLRVVINEVDLQSRLSRAAAEAVARHAGWRLLGAVSRDEAVMESLACQRLVADQAPQSRAANDLREVALAIGACIPVQQQSVPAGMWGGR